The following is a genomic window from Vitis vinifera cultivar Pinot Noir 40024 chromosome 6, ASM3070453v1.
tttagtcGATGTCAAATTTCATGCATGAACAAGCAGCAGAGGCAGAGCAGCATGCTTGGTGGCTTTAATATCTAGGGTGCACCCACTCTCATGTATTATTTATGGTTCCTTATTGGCTAGCATTCATGAATTTTGTTATTTTCCTCATTTGATAACCAATTTACTAATAAAGCAGTGTAGTTTTTAAATCACTTCTGCAATGTTCTGTTTGTTTTTTACCAGAGCTTCTATTTGATCATCTGATTTTTACACTTGGGAGATTTATTGTGAGGGAGTAAAAATTTGTGGATATGGTGGATGTCTCCTCCTGATGAGAGAAAAAGTATTGaataaattacaataaaatagaTAAACTCTTGGTGCCCCAAAAAAACACATTGTTTCATCCAATTCAACTTTAATTGGAAGGAATGACCTCAAGTATTTAATTTCTCTACCAAACCAGCCTTGCAATAGAAAGAACAAACACTGCTCATTCTGATGGTTCTCTCTTTGTAAGAAGACTTGTATTAAATGGGCAGATTTTAGGGAATTGAGTTGAGTTGTAACTAGCTGTAGCGAGGTCCTCAACAGCCATGAGCCATCATTAATCCACTAATTTGTGCTAACAGAAACACCTGCActgtgtctttttttttttttttccttcctttagtATTTTATTATGTTCAGTAGCATAAAGGACAAAAAGGGTTTGCCTCGATATGATTTCATCCACCTATTGGTCTTAAAGGTTCATAGGCTTATAGGAGGGGGAGTGACAACTTTGTTGTTGCTTccattattgttgttgttttatttttttttttttattgtggcAATTTTGGTGGGTTGGTGAGGACCGACCCCTGCTTGTTTCCTGATATAATAAGAAGTTAACAACATCCTGCTCTGCCCACTTTTGGTTTTAGCTGGGTTATATGGTGGTTAACAATGGCTTCCATAGGTGTGTTCAAAATGAATCATTTACATTAAGCTTTTAAGAAGATTCTTATTCTGATGCAATTAATTGAGCGCCATCATTAGCCTATTGGCATgaagaagggaaaaaagaatCCTATTTCTTTAATTGCTTGTTCTCTTTGCTCTTTTTTGTAGCTTCTGCTCTTCCTATTTATGATATTGTGCATTGGGCACATGCTGTTGGGGCAAAAGTTCTGGTAGATGCTTGTCAAAGTGTTCCACATATGGCGGTTGATGTGCAGAGGCTGGACGCTGACTTTCTTGTTGCTTCATCTCACAAGGTAAGATTATTGCTgtacttttgaaaaatataggCTCAATGTGTGGGCATTCAAAGTTAAGGAATAAACATGCTTCAGATGTGTGGGCCTACAGGCATCGGATTCTTATATGGCAAGAGTGACCTCCTTTTTGCCATGCCTCCTTTCTTAGGTATGATTATTTCTTTTTACTGCAGAATTTAGGATAGGGAGGTTGTCTGTTCTTGACTTCTCATCTCAGTTTCAAGGGTTTGATGTATCCAATGTCCATATTTATGAGAATGATGAAGTCATTGAGACATAGGCTTTCTTAGAAGCTGGTCCTgaagttattttttcttttacatttcaGGTGGAGGTGAAATGATTTCAGATGTATTTCTAGACCATTCCACTTTTGCTGAACCTCCCTCCAGGTTGGTGAACTTCTTTACAACTTGAACATGATATGCCATTATTCTTATCCATCAAGGCAGGGGCATAGCCAATATTTATTCTATTCTTTTATCTGTTAGAGGGGATCATTTCAGTATATACATAGCCTCCTGTTTGTCTTATAAAAAGATCTATAAGGTTGGCAGATTGTTATCCTGATGATATAACATAAGAAAAGGTTCCTCTATTTTCTATTAGTAGAAGAGAAGAGATAAAgataaacaagaaaagaaacGAAGATAGAATTGAACAAGTCTTCAGACATCTTTTGTGAATTTCATACAGCTCTAGAATGAAATTCACTTTTactttccataaaaaaatacgggaaaaaaaaaaacccagatcAGTAAATGATTTTCTATCCTTAGAAGTAGGGCAAGTAAGAAGCTCGATCTAGATCTAGAATGGACTCTGGATCTTGATCTATTGATCTATGTGGGAGTCACCCCCCTCTCTAGTCTCAGTTTTGGTTTGAAGGGTTCCCTTTCCTCGTTGAATTAGCTACTACCACTACTACCACCCCTATTGATGAATGCACCTTTGCTGCACTCAGCCACTTTAAGGGAAGTGGGGATGgcatttataatatatatacctGGAGGTGGTCATTTGAGGCACTGCTTGGAGTGCGTCGTATTTTCTGGTCCTGAAAGTGCatatttttctgttttgttGTTTTCCAACATTTCCTAATGATTTGGTGTTGGAACATAATTCTTGTTTTTCTAAAGTGCTCTCTGCTGGCCATATGTTCttttaactatttttcttaAACCATCTCTGGCCATCATGCCCATTTCTTGTAATCTCCATCCATGCTCCTTCCAACCAAATCATGTTTTACTAGTTTAGCCATTGCACTTTCTTACATGTGATTAAATGCTGCAAGTTTACTTCCTCTTGACATTTTTCCATAGGTGCTACCTCCTAGTTCTGATCTGATctcattcatcatttttttcttttctttcctttttttttttgttgttctgataaacaaataaaagatgtATGTTTAGTGCAAAAAAAGAGTACACAGGACATATACAATGGACACAAAAAATCAAAGCCaaagaagagagaatgcaaaaaCAACTCTCTCATCCATCATAACATCATCATTCAGTTGCATTCATCTTATGAACATCTTTCTATTTTCCCCTTCTGAGCAAATGGCATAAAccaaaaaattatactaaaacTTTGTATAAAGCATCATATGTGTCACTGTTTCAAGCTGCACATTGGATTGTCaggaattttaaatatataatatcaactcTAATTAACTATGGAGTTAAAGTTATTCAGTATGCCAAGTTAGGTGTCTTGTCTTACTAACTGCTACATTTGATAGTTTGTGATTCATGACTTGGTGTACATGTGTTCCTTTACTGATCAGATTTGAGGCCGGAACACCAGCGATTGGGGAAGCCATTGGGTTAGGAGCAGCAATTGATTATCTATCAGCAATTGGCATGCAAAAGATTCATGACTATGAGGTGAGATGCATTTTCTGCCCTCTCCAAGGTTTTTTCTTTCCCCTTTCAAGCCTTTTCAAACAATGATTGTAGCCCATGAAGATATTTGCCATGGATCTTATGGGAAGCAGGAATACGTAGAATCTATATGGTTTGAGTATGAATAAGAGTTGcatctgcattttttttttttttttgataagtaaaggaaTTGTATTAAAAACCACCAAAGCAGTGGCTTAAAGattacaagaaagaaaacaccCCCCACACCCTAGCTGAAAGCCAAGGCCAGAGGAGCAGCAGCCCGACCCACACCCTCAGCGGGTTCCCACCCAAccaataaaatcaactaaagttgaaggaccatcttttataaacaatttcgtctccgaccaaagaaaatatacaaaagaattcttaagccTTTGAATTGACTAACTCTTCTTCCTCAAAAGCAACTTTgttccttgccttccaaactgtccaaaaaagacacaaaggACTTGCTCTCCAAACACCCTTCCTCTTTTTTCGCACAAAAGACCCGTTCCACCCCAAAAGCATCTCCTTAATAGTGACTGGCAGcacccattgcaccccaaaAATAGAGCAGAGCAACGCCCAAAGAGTCCTTGCCTTTTCTCAGTGGAGGAGAATGTGATCTATTGATTCTTTGTGTCTTTGACAAAGGTAACATCTGTTCGCTAGAGCccatcctctcttttgaagtTGATCCAAGGTAAGAGCCTTTTCCCACATTGCTTCCCATCCAAAAAAAACTCACTCTAGGCTGCACGTAAACTTTCCAAATGGTCGACGAAGGGAAAGAGGCTGGAGGGCCTGATACTAATGATTTGGAGAGAGACTTAACAGAAAACTTCCCACATTTAGTCTCTCTCCAAATCACCCTTTCTTCCACTACTTGCCGAACTCTTCCCATTTAAGCCCAAAAAGAATCTGCATACctcatccaactcccaatcattaaacggtTTGGAAAAAAGCAGTCTCCAACTCCCCCCACCCTCATTGCAATACCACACATCTTTAACCCAAGCATCCTTGAAGACAACCAAAGCAAATGAgggaaaagaaacacaaaaaggttcatccccacaccatctatctTTCCAGAATTTTACCTTTTGCCCATTCCCCACTACAAAAAATAGCCTACTTCTTACAACATTCCATTCCTTCCTAAAAgttttccacaaccccacaccATAACCCCCCCGCCCCACTTCCTTAGAACACCAACCCCCTTGGTCCTCCCCATACTTCCCCTTGATCACTTGATTCCAAAAAGCCTCTCTCTCAAtagcaaatctccaactccatTTACACAAAAGTGTCTTATTGAGGATAGGAAGGCACTTTAGCCCCAACTCCCCATTACTCTTCTCAAGGCAAACCAAACCCCACTGAACAAGATTAGGTTTCAGCTCAAGGGCCCCACCTCCCTATAAAAAATCCCTCTGAATCTGCTCTAACCTTAATCTGACCTTTCTGGGCATAGAGAGCACAGACATAAAGTAAATGGGCATACTCGCCAAAGTACTCCGAATCAAAGTGATCCTACCTCCTTTGAAAATGTATTGGCTCTTCCATCTAGCCAATTTCTTCCTCATTCTCtcctccactccatcccaaacaACCACCAATCTATGAGGCGCACCTAATGGCAATCCCAAATATGGGGCGCATTAGCATATTTATATTACCTAATAGGTTGTGTCCTTATTCATTTGCTGTTACCTATGGCATTGTTTTGAAGTGtttaacaaaataagaaatgtaGCAAAAAATACAGCGGGCTATCATGCTCAGGTGGACCCAATTTTGCAACTAATCAATGTCCAAAACTTTTACTTTTTGGATGAAACCCTAGATCCGAGGAATACAACCATTTGTCGGTTATTTGGGTAGCATGGGATTTCCTTTCAATAATTCTTTAGGTTCTTAACTTGGATTTCAATGTTTAATGACTTATTTCCATTTTGCTCCTTGGtaaccttttcttcttctttcacaTTTGTGCTTGAGATATTTGGTCTTGTTTGCAATTCCAAGTACAAATGTAAAAGGtagaaataaaaggaaaccCTAATAAATTGCTACCACAGTAGCATGAACTGACACCACAGAGTTTACTTAATAGAACTTATTAGTAATGTACTAATACTGACTCCGAGTTAGTTACTGCTTAAGCAAAGCATGGTCTTTAGTGTTTCCAAGTAAGGATATCTTTGTAAACACATTCCCTTTTCTTATTATCCTGCTCTTTATTAGCCATGTTTCTAAGATGGAATTTCTTTGGTTTTAAATGTTGTTTTGCAGGTAGATCTGGCTAATTATCTATATGAAAGCCTGCGTTCAGTCCCTGGAGTTCATGTTTATGGTCCAGCACCTTCGCAAACTGTCTTCCGTGCTGCTCTTTGTTCTTTCAATGTTGAGAATATCCACCCAACAGATATTGCAACTTTCCTTGATCAACAGGTAAGAGGTTTACTGTCGGATTTGCACATTTATGTTGGCTTATAAAATGCTTTAATTGGTGGACATAGAGGAAATAGATTTGAGCTTTTGTCCCCAAATGCACTACCTCCGTTTGGGAAACACTTGATAAGATTTTAACCCTAGATCAATGGATTCAGAAAACTAGCTAATAAAAGTTAGGATAAGGGATCCATACAATCTCTACCAATTGCTTAAAGGGTGGTTGAAGAGGGATTTAAGGTTTAATTTTGCTTCCTTACtgaattatgtatttatttcaGCATGGAGTTGCCATCAGATCAGGTCACCACTGTGCCCAGCCCCTCCATCGGCATTTAGGTGTGAGTGCAAGTGCACGAGCGAGTCTCCATTTCTATAACACTAAAGAGGATGTTGATGCCTTTATCCACGCACTGGTTGACACCATTaacttcttctcttctttcaaGTAGAGAGGTATCCTTTCATAGTTCCCTTCCCAACTTACATATGTTAGTTTCTCGACTTCTCACCTTATTATGGTTAATGAATGCCTTGTGGCCCTCCATTATATGTTGATTTGGTTCAAAGCTTTGGTTTATTAAATATTActatctctatttttttttaaaaaaaattcatataaaaaggATTgctatttaatttataaaagggTTTAATATACTTTATCCCTTCAACCTATCGCGTGTTTTGCATATTGCCCCTTTAggtttaaaatcaaacaaattgcCCTTCAAGCTTTTTAAAGACCAGTACTACGCCTTTGTTGTTGAACGGTGTCAGTTTCATTGGACGGAAATGTCATATGGTGTGCACATGACTTAATAAGCGAGGGTAAAAATGTCTTTAAAATACCTAAAGCCCTAAAACCTCTCATCTTCATCCTTCTTCCTTCCAAAGCCCTAAATCCTCCATcttaaaatttgattatcaCAAATTCTTCATAGTTTCAGTTTCTACTCATCACATCATGCAATTTTCCTCTgttgcattttctttttcattaatggCAATTGCAATTCTCAATCCTCAAGATTCTATCAAAGATTATTACTCTCTCGGAATCctaattttttcttctatggAACGCCAATGAGACCCTAACTCAAACCTCGATCACTCTCACAAAAAATGAAGCACTAGGAGGTTTTCTAATTGAAGTTTTGATTTGAAGATGGATTGCGAAAGCGAAAGAGAGTTTTGATTTGAATTGAAGTTTTGTTGCTTCGATTTGatacttattattttttgatgggGGAAAACGAATTTTGATGCATAGGTTAGACttcaattttacaaataatcGTAGATGTGCTTATTATGTAGAAAgttctcctttgtttggttatAAAATTTAGgtgagaaaggaaaagaaaatggtctAGGAaagaagcaattttttttttacccctGAACTGAGTGTTTTTGAACTGCATCTAGTCTTGGGAAAGAGATGGAaaatagaggagaaaaaaaaaaaaaaggaaaactgaGTGTTACTATGTACAGTGTTACTTTCCCGTTTTTCCTATGCAACCAAACAGATGTTTTGAACTCTCATTTtgtgtatatattttttagttatagtTGTCGAGCACATGATTTAGAATTGGTGATTAACAAAAGAGAGAATACAACTGAGGAAATCCGAATGATATGATGTGTAGAAAACTAAAATCGGATTTTAGGGCTTGGGGATTTAGGGCTctctaaggaagaagaagatgttttAGGACTTTATATTTCAAATGACAATTTTACCATCGTTTATTAAGTCATGTGCACAACACATGACATTTTCGTCCAATTAAACTAACACTATCCAATAAAAGGGCATAATGTTGGTTTTTAAGAAGTTTGAAGGGCAATTTGTTCAGTTTTAAACCTAAGGGGGTAATGTGTAAAATACGTGATAGGTTGAGAggttaaataatattaaaccctttatcaaaagatttaaattgatttttattattttatgaaataatattttattttcaagtgaATAAAACTTAAATCACAAATTTGGCATATATTCAATTAGTTTAATGCATGGCCAAAGATACAGGATTTTTGTAGGAagtaatgtattttttttaatattttttaaaataatgtaacATAAAAGATAATTCTAAAACTACCatacttttaaatttcaagtggAACTGGCTTTTAGCAGacaaattcaatatataaacttttaaagtaaaaatgaaattcaaaagaTGGATTcagcataaaaaataaactcaatctttttaaaatacaagTTCAGTGTACAATCTGAATTTGTTTTTCTGAAAGACGAGTTtagtgtaaaaataaaaatgatgaaaagtactgtatttttgtatttaattttaaataacattattttaataatatttctttaaaataacatttaaaaaaattcccaaagaTAGAAATAGAAAAGAACTTTCGGGCTATAAAAATATGCATTCAATGAAACTTAGAAGACATAGATAAGCTTCTATGACCTTATAAAGGCAAAGCCAAGTTcagaattataatttttttaaatgataatattgatattataaaatttttgtgaaagaatttttttttttataaatttaaaacagaatttatataaaaattaatattttcatattagtttttttttttaaaaaaaaaattttaatccaTAAGCACtttaaataaattagttaaATAAACTTCTATGGAGCTTAGAAAAGAGCTTTTTGTCCTCTCATATGTCAATCCAAACAAAAGCTATAGTAGTTTGTTTCATAATGCTACAAGCTCTAAATTGCGTTATTTgggattttcaaaatatttttatcaatttttaataaatatttgtaaaaagaaGTGGCAGTTGTAAAAATATAGGATTTATATTGGttgcaaaattattttcaaatttatgaacTCTGTCAATAGTTGTCTGACGATTTTGGtatgaattaattggttaaaagggCTACAATAATCctcatatttatgaatttaactctttttatatttttgtttgaagagtAACCTATATTTGACACAAATGCCTttaactatttcaagtatttatatgtaTGTTTTGAAACAAAGAGTTAGCATTTTTGTCGGGATGAAGCCAAAAAAGGATGAagggttatttatttatttattttatgatttttggtGATCTTTCAA
Proteins encoded in this region:
- the LOC100246217 gene encoding cysteine desulfurase 1, chloroplastic encodes the protein MASVLKFPSFKFLNPNPISPTSASVQVGFRRFSCSAPSSAAVEGDSSIGSVSLGHLTRPDFPILHQEVNGSKLVYLDNAATSQKPTAVLKALQNYYEAYNSNVHRGIHFLSAKATDEYESARRKVAAFINASEPGEIIFTRNATEAINLVAYSWGLSNLKPEDEIVLTVAEHHSAIVPWQLVAQKTGAILKFVNLTEDEVPDVEKLKEMISRKTKLLVVHHISNVLASALPIYDIVHWAHAVGAKVLVDACQSVPHMAVDVQRLDADFLVASSHKMCGPTGIGFLYGKSDLLFAMPPFLGGGEMISDVFLDHSTFAEPPSRFEAGTPAIGEAIGLGAAIDYLSAIGMQKIHDYEVDLANYLYESLRSVPGVHVYGPAPSQTVFRAALCSFNVENIHPTDIATFLDQQHGVAIRSGHHCAQPLHRHLGVSASARASLHFYNTKEDVDAFIHALVDTINFFSSFK